The segment CGCTTCGCTGATCCTTGGCGCTGCGTCGGGCATTCATCCGCACCACGCGCGACGCTATTTCCGCCGCGTGCAAGCCAACCGCAAGGAGCCGATCTACGCCTTTTTCAAGCAGACCAATCCGCAGATGACGGAGGTCTCCGTCTACAATCCCGACACGGACGACGTGATCACTTTCCCCGTCGAGGCGCCGAAGAAGGCCATCCTTCGGAAAGATCTCACGGCGATCCAATTCCTCGAGTTGGTGAAGCTCGTGCAACAATCGTGGGTGATCCCGGGCGGCGACCCCGAGTCGCGCTCGCCCGATCTGCACCACAACGTGTCGAACACCTGCACCGTCCGCGCGGACGAGTGGGAAGAAGTGGCTGAGTTTATCTGGGCCAACCGCCGTTACTTCACCGGCATCTCGTTGCTGCAGGAGGCCGGGGACAAGACGTATGCCCAGGCGCCGCGCGAAGAGGTCTCGACCGAAGCCGACGTTGCGAAATGGAATTCCCTGCGCCCGAACAAGGTCGACTACACCTTGATGCGGGAGCAGTCGGATGAGACCGAACTCAAGCAAACCGTCGCGTGTGCCGGCGGCGCGTGCGAATTGATCTAGCACCCGCGCGCAAGTCGCCAGGCAAGCAGGGCCGGTCGATTCGACCGGCCCTTTTTTTGGTCCCGTGCTCCCGCTCAAGACTAGACTAACGGTTACTTCGATTCTTCTGCTCCGCGGTCAGATTGCTCTGGCAGAGGACGGGAAAGAGTAACCCATTAGGTTACTCTTCGGCAGGCCATGGCGGACGCGACGGGCTCAGGTTTTTCGTCGACGGCGGACGGGGTTGCGACACGTTCGCGAACGATGCTGCTCATCTGCCAAGCCGGCTTCGAACCGCTGCTCACGCGTGAACTCACGGAGTTGCACGGGCAGACAATGGCTGAGCGAGGCCCGGGCTGGATTCGCGCTTCGGTGAGTCCGGTCGCGCGCGTCGCCGAGGGCGATCGCGCCTGGGCGGCGGGGAGCACGCTCGCCTTTCCGCACCTCACGCTGAGCGGCGAGGTCGAACTGAAAGGCGATTCGGTGAACGCGCTCGCCCAGCACATCGCCGAGTGGTTTCTCACGTCGCTGCACGGCGAGCGGATCGAAGCGGCGTGGCCGAGCGTCTGGGCCGGGCCGCAGGAACTCGTTGGGCTGGGCCGGCGGATTTCGGCGGTCGAAAAGGCGTGGGGCGAAATTCTGAAGAAAAAGCTTTCGCGGGTTGCGAAGCTCGCGACGCCGGAACTGCCTCGCGGCATCGGCGCGAGCCGGGGGCTGTTCGTGTGGTTTGCCGACTTCGGTCGCGTGTTCGTCGCGCGCGAAGGGTGGCGGCACGGCCAGCGCCGGATGGCCGACGATCCGCTGGCCCCGTCGCGTAGTTATCTGAAAGTGGAGGAGGCTTACGGCGTCCTAGGAGGCGAGCCCACCCGTGGCGAAACCGTCTGCGATCTCGGCGCGGCGCCGGGCGGGTGGAGCTACAGCGCGGCGAAACGCGGCGCCCGCGTGATCGCGGTGGACAACGGACCGCTGAAAGGCGGCGCGCTCGATCATCCGCTCATCGAGCATCGGCGTGAGGATGCGTTCCGGTTCGCGCCCGTCGGCGACGAGGTTTTCGACTGGCTGTTCTGCGATCTGGTGGAAGAGCCGCATCACGTCCTGCAGGACCTCGTGGCGCCGTGGCTTGAGCGCGGCTGGTGCCGCCACGTGGTCGTGAATCTGAAGTTTGGCCGCGTCGATCCCGTGCGGCTGCTGGGCGAGTTGCAGACGACGGGATCGGTCTTTCGGCGTCACGGCGACGCTTTTCTGATTCGGCATCTCTACCACGACCGCGAGGAATTCACCGTGGTCGGAACGATCTGAGGCGTGCGTTTTGCCGTGGGATTCGTTTGATGGCGGCGTGAAGCCCAAAGAACTCACGATCTGCGGACTGGCGGCGGTGCGGGCGCAATTCGCGGCCGATCCCGGCGCGATCAAACGGCTTTACTTCGACTATGCGACCGGCCGCCGGATCGGCGTGATCTGCCGCACCCTCGCGCAACGGAAGAAAATCTACCGCTGTGTCGAACCGGCCGAACTCGAGAAAGTCGGGGGCACCCTTCACCACGGCGGAATCGTCGCGGTTGTCGAGGCGCCCGAAATGCGCGAACCGGCGGCGGCCGACCTGACCGCGTGGGTGAAGCGCTGCGAGCCGCTGTTGGTGCTGGATCGGATCGGCAACGCGCACAACCTCGGCGCGATCGCGCGCACCGCGGCATTTTTCGGACTGCCTCGGCTGATCCTGCCGCGTGATCCGGCTGCAGCACAGCCGAGCGAAGCGGCGTACCGCGTGGCGGAGGGCGGCATGACGCACCTCGAACTCGCGCGGGTGGACGATCTGCCGGCGTTTCTCCGCAGTCTGGTGGCCGCCGGCTATGACGTGATCGGCGCCGCGACGCGCGGAGGATTGCCCCAGGCGCAGTCGCACACCGGAAAACCGATCGCGCTGGTGCTGGGCAACGAAGAACACGGGCTGTCCGCGGAGGTCGCCGCCGCATGCACCCGGCTCGTGACGATCCCGGGCAGCGGGAAGGTCGAGTCGCTCAACGTTTCCGTCGCGGGCGCGGTGTTGATTTGGGAATTGCTGGTGCGCGCTCCGCGCGGCACGCGCTGAGACGGTTCACAGGACCACGCGTGTGTACAGGTCGACGACGCCTGGCGCCTACCTGGCGATGCTGCGATCGACGATGGTGTAGCGGTTCCCCAGGAACTCCCGTCGCTCGTGCGCGACAATCCGATCGATCGCCGTCCGGACGCGCTCTCCGAGCGCCGGCGTCTCGTGGGCCGGCGCTGCGACGGGAGCCTCGGGGAACGACACTCGGCTTGATTCAGCGCGGGGTAGATCCCGGCCCAACTGATCCGCACCCGCCGCCAGCAGCGCGGGGATGACTGCGGACATCGCGCCGCTATTGGTGGCTGCGCTCAACCGCGTTCGCCACACCCGCACCGGCTCAACGTCGGCCAGCGAGTCGGCGCGATATGCCGAGACAATAACGAAGTAGCGCGGGTCGCGCGCGTAGTCCAAAGCGTCGCGGTGACTGGGCAGGTTTGAAATCGGCACCGCCGTGCCCACATAGCGCTTGGCCACGAGGGTTCTTTCGATGTCCTGGACCAGCCGCTGCGGTGCCACGAGGGAAAGCCGGGCTTTGAGATTCGGCGCCAGTTCGGACGGTGGCGCGATCTCGTGCGAATCGCGCCGAATCATGCCCCAGTGATAGACGAGCACCAGCACCGGCGTCGAACCGTCCGCCGCGGGCACGAAGCCGCGAGCATCGAGTGCGGCTTGCAGCGCGGCCGCGACCTGCGCGGGATTCGGCGGTCGCTCGCCCGCGACGGGATCGCCCGCCTCAGCACCCCCGCCGTCAATGGCTAGGTAGGGCAGCCCCCGGCTCGATTCGTCGGCGGTCGCTTGGACCGGACGTTCACTGACCACGATCATGTCCAGTTTACGATGCGGCGCGGCGGAAGCGGAGCTGACGCCGAAGAAAGCGAGGGAAACGAAAAGCCCGCCTGTGAGAAAAACGCGCGGATGAACGTTCATGGGATTTTTTTGGGGGGGTTGGGCGAAACGCCGCAAGGAGTCGTAGACGCGTGGCGATTGACGAAGTAACGCGAGCGAAGCGGGACGAATCAGCCCGCGCTCACGAGCGACACCGCCAGCTCGAAGGTTGTGCCGGGCGCTGATCGGCGCGAGCACCGAGCCGGTGGTGCAGGGATTCGCGGGAGCGCCGAACTGCGCAGGAAAGCCGCGAGCCGCTTGCGCAGGAGGGATCGCATTCCTCGCGTGAGCTAAGGCGTGTTGAGGGCACCGCGCTCCACCTGGCTTCCGCCAGACAGACGAGGTTCGCTGCACCCGGTTTAGGCGAAGTTGAAGTCGTAGGGCTTCCGCATTTCGCGCACGAGATAGGTGTTCGCTTCAGCGGCGTGCTCGCCCACGAATTTCTCCTGCTGGTAATCCCACGTCAGCGCGCGGCCGGTGCGCAGCGAGATCGCGCCGAGGTGGCACATCGTGGCGGAGCGGTGACCGGTCTCCACATCGCAGATGGGCCGGGCGCGCGAGCGCAGGCAGTCGACGAAGTTCTGCCAGTGATCATCGCTCCGATAGAGCCGCTCGGCGTTCTCGGGGAGAGGAGTCTTGAGCAGGTCGGGATCGCTCGCAGTGATTTGTTTCCGGTTCACCCAGATCCAGCCGTTGCTGCCGACGAACCGGATGCCGTTGCGCTGGCCGTCCTTGTTGATCACGTCGCCATAGATGCTGTCGTCCTTCGTCGTGCGGATGTTCAGCTTCACGCCATTCTCGTAGGTGTAGCGGACCTCGTAGTCCGAGTAGGCGGTGTAGCCGCCGGGAATCGGCTGCGTGAGCCGGGTGGACTCGACGCGCGTCGGCGCGATGAGGCCCACGGCCCAGTAGGCGATGTCGTTGTGGTGCGCGCCCCAGTCGGTCATCGTGCCGCCGGAGTATTCATACCAGAACCGGAACGTCCCATGGCAACGCTGCGGCACGTAGTCGACCGCGGGAGCCTGGCCTTGCCAGAAATCCCAGTTGAGCCCGGCGGGCACGGACGCGGAGTCGAACGGCCCTTCGTGCAAGCCGGCCGGCAGCCAGACGTTGGCCTCCTGCAGCTGACCGATGCGGCCGTTGCGCACGAGTTCGCACGCGAGCCGGAAACGCGGCGAGCTGCGCTGCTGCGTGCCGGTCTGCAAAACGACGCCGGCGTCGCGCACCGCCTGCACGACGTGGCGGCCTTCGCCGATCGTGAGCGTGAGCGGCTTCTCAGCGTAGACGTCCTTGCCGGCTTTCGCGGCGGCGACGTTGATCAACGTGTGCCAGTGGTCGGGGGTGACGTTGATCACCGCATCGATGTCCGAGCGTTCGAGCACGCGACGAAAATCGCCATAGCCTTCCGGCGTGGCGGACTCGGTGCGGAACTTCTCGACCGCCTCCCGCACGTGGTTCGCGTCGACATCACACACCGCGACGATGTCGCCATGATTCGAGGCGTTGGCGCCGTCGATCCTGCCCATGCCGCCGCAACCGATGAGCGCGAGCCGCGGCCGGTCGTTGGGGCCGAGCCGACGGCGCTGGGCCGCGCTCGGCGCGTGCTGACAGCTCACATACCAAAGGGGCAGGCCGGTCGCGGCAGCGACGGTGGCGCAGCGTTTGAGAAAAGCGCGGCGGGAGATATTAAACAGAGCGGGGGAGGGCATCGCAGGATGGAGTATAGGAGCCGGGAGGAGCAGGCGCGACCGCCGGAAACTTCGTGGGGCGTCCGGGCGGGCCTGACGGACGGTCGCGCGTTCGGTTGCGCCTGCAGCCTAACGGGCGAAAACGGCAAAAGAACCCATTTCCCGGGTCAAAGCGACGTGATTTAACGCTTCATCAGCAATTTTTTTTGAGATTTTTTCTCCTCTGGGAATCCCACTTTCGGCACTGATTTAGGGCCCGGCGCGTGAAGGAACGGCGGAAATGCTGGTGTTTTTCCCCACGCCGCCGACTTGGGACGGCGTCAAACTCCGAACCCCATGACCTTCACTCCGCAGCTCCGTGCTCAAGCTGGGGAGGGAGCCCGCAAGGCGCCGAATCGCTTGCGTGGTGATCTTCTGCCAGCGCCCGCGGCTCGACCGCGTTCCAGCGCGGAGCGGTTTGGCGTGACCGGTCTCGACCGACTCAGCCTCGCCCCGGCCCGCGCGGAATCGAAGCCTCACGTGTTGCTCGTGTTCAAGACGCGTTACGAGGATGCCGCGGGGATGTTGCGCGGCGTGACCCATTACGAACGCGCGAGCAACTCGTGGGTGGCCTATCTCGATGACGAGGGTCGCGCGGAAATCGACCCGCGCTGGGTGCGCAGCAAGCGCTGGTGCGGAGTCATCAGCCGGCACACCACGCCGACGCTGGCGCGCACCTGCAGCGAGCTCGGCATCCCGCTCGTCGATCTCAGTGACGCGCCGCCGATGCCGCACGTCTCGAAAATCCGCGCGGACAACGCCGCGCTGGGGCAGATGGGCGCGGAATATTTTCTGGAACGTGGCTACCGGCATTTCGCGTTCTGCGGGTATCGGGATCTGGGCTGGTCGCAGGAGCGGCGCACCGGATTTGTGGAGGCACTGGGACTCGCCGGACACCCCTGCGAGCTGTTCGAAGTGGAGCGTCCGAGCGATCTCGCGCCGTTTTGGGAAGGAGCGGAGGCCGATGCCTTGACGCTCTGGGTGCGCGGCTTGCCGCCGCGCGTGGCAGTGATGGCGTGCAGCGATCTCTGTGCGTTCCAGGTGATGCGCGCAGCCGAAGCGGCGGGCGTGCTGGTACCCGAGCAGATGGGCGTGTTGGGCGCGAACAATGATCCGATGCGTTGTGAATTGGCGAACCCGCCGATCTCCAGCGTGGCGGCGAACAGTTTCCAAGCGGGCTATCAGGCGGCGCAGCACCTCGACGAGCTCATGGCGGGCCGTGCGAGCGGCGTGATCGACGTGCGGATCGAGCCATTGGGCGTCGTCACGCGCAAGTCGACGGATGTCGTGGCCGTCAGCGATGCGGTCGTCTCCCATGCGCTCAGTTACATCCGCGAGCACGCCTGCAAGGGCGTCTCGGTCGACGACGTGCTCAGACAGGTGCTGGTGTCGCGCAGCAAGCTGGAGAGCCGCTTCCGTCGTCACGTCGGTCGTTCCCCCCAGGCGGAGATTCGCCGCGTGCAGGTGATGCGCATCATCCAACTCTTGCTCGAGACGGATCTGCCGCTGGCAGAGATCGCCGAGCTCACCGGTTTCGTTCACGTCGAATACATGTGTGTCCTGTTCAAGCGGTTCACGGGCGAATCGCCGGGCCGTTATCGCCGGAAACACCGAACCGAGCCGATCGCCGTCTAGAGGCTAGCCGCAATCGGGGTTTTTCGAAGCGGTTCGACGGGCCGAGTGGACCGTCGCGGTTCCGCGGCGGCGGGACCGGCCTACCTCGGCGTCACTTCTTTGGGTAGTCTCGGTAATATCCCCGCCGGCAAAGGATGCTCACCACGCACTGGTTTCGGGGCGTCGCACGCCGTCTGACGCATGCTGCGCTTGGCGGGCACAGGGGTGAAACGGCGGCCGGACGGGGTGACTGCCCCAGGGCCGAGGGTGAACAGCGAATACAGCTTAAAACGATAACGACCGAACTCATTTAAACGGCCCCCGCCTTTTCGCTATACTCCAAATGCTATTGGTCGGACGTCGGTCCGGTCGTGGCAACCGGCTCGATGAACCGGACCTCAGCTCACCTAACACCCCAATGATAATGAATCGCTCAATCGAGCGGGCGCTTGGCCTGGCCGCGGCGTCCGCGTTTTGCTTATTCGCTTCGCCGTTTCTCGCGGCGCAGACCGCCGCGCCGACAGGTGCGGAAATCGATCCGGCGGACGAACAGCCGATCGTGCTCTCGCCGTTCGTCGTCGACGCGTCCGAAGATCAGGGCAGTTACCAGGCCAATTCGACGCTCGCCGGTTCTCGCGTGCGCACCGACCTGAAGGATCTCCCCTCGGCAATTTCGGTCGTGACGAAGGAATTCCTCCGCGACACCGGTGCGAAGAATAGTGCCGACCTGCTGGTGTATACGCCCAGCACGGAAGTGGGCGGCATCCGCGGCAATTACTCGGGCGTGGCGGGGAGCGCCGTGTATCAGGAAAACACCGTCACGTCGGCGACCCGCGTACGCGGTTTGGATTCGGCCGATAATACGCGCGACTATTTCCTCACGGACATTCCGTGGGATGGCTTCAACATCGGTCGCGTCGATCTGCAACGCGGCCCGAACTCGATCCTCTTCGGCGTCGGCAGTCCGGCGGGCATCATCAATGGCAGTGTCAACGATGCGACGTTCAAGACGGCCCACCAGTTGGAGAACCGGCTGGACGAGTGGGGTTCGGTCCGGACCTCGATCGATCTGAATCAGGTGTTGATCTCGAAGGTCCTCGCCGTCCGCTTTGCGGGGCTGCAGGACAACGCGAAGTTCCAGCAAGAGCCGGCCTACAACGATGCCACGCGGCTGTTCGGCGCACTGCGGTTCGAACCCAAGTTGATGGAGGTGCTCGATGGCCACACCTCGATCCGGGCGAAGTACGAATACGGCAAGGTGCGCGCGAACAATCCGCGCTCCACTCCGCCGGTGGACGAGATCAGCTACTGGTTCAATTCCGGACCGCAAGCGCGGCTGGGAAACAATCTCGGCTACAACAAGCTCGTCATCGACCAATTCAGCCTGATTAACCCGAATCCGTCGGGCGTTCCACTTCCGGGCGGCACGGGTAGCTATCTGGCGGCCCGCACCTACGAACTCGGCGGCTGGGCGGAGGGCCGGCAATACTGGGCGAACATCACCAACTACTACGAGGCGACGCCCGCCAGCATCAACAGCGTGGCCAACCCGCCGCAGCCGAGTGCGACGCCCTTTTACACGATCACGGCGCAAGCTCAGACGGGCTCGGGCATTGCCGATGCGAACGGCAACCGGGTGCGAGGCGCGCAGGGTTACCGGCCCGTCGGCATCCCGCCGATGAGCCAGTATGCGGCGAACGTGGGCCTGAATGTCGGCACGACCGGCACGGGCACCGGCACCTATCCGTGGCTCACGGTGCCCGGCGGGATTTTCTGGGCGGATGAAGTCATCACGGATCCCAGCATCTTCGATTTCTATACCCACCTGCTCGACGGGCCGAACAAGCGGGAGTGGCAGGACTGGAACGCGATGAACGTCGCGATCGACCAGAGCTTCTTCAACGACCGGTTGGCTTTCCAGGCAGCGTTCGATCACCAGGATTACGAGGAGGGCGCGCATCGCTGGATGACGGGCTCGAACTACGCGATCACAGTCGACGTCAACGTTCGCTATGCGAACGGCGCATTGAACCCCAACGCGGGCCGGCCGATGGTGACCAACGGTTCCGGCGCGCCGAGCCTCAACTACCAGCAGAACACCGTGCGGGATGCCGTCCGGCTGACCACCACCGGCGATCTGCGCGCCGAGGATTTCCTCGACAAGGGTTCGCGGCTCGAGCGGATCCTGGGCAAGCATGTCTTCACCGGCTTGTACGAGCGGAACACGGTCGTGCAGCGGAACATGAACTGGTCGGATTTCGCCGTCACACCCGAGTGGTCGATCTATAACAACTCGTCGCTGCTGAATGCCGCGAATGGGTTGGGGTCGGGACGCCAGTTCGAATGGGCCGCGTATGTGGGACCGAGTTTGGCGAGCGCATCGTCGGCATCGGGTGCGAACCTGACCAACCTCAACTACGTCATTCGTCCGCCGAAGAACCAAAACGTCATCAACTTCGATTCTCACTGGAATCGGCCGACGGATCCGGCCGCCACCGGCTATGTGGATCCCTCGGCTCCTTTCCCGACGCGTCCGGCGGCCGACTATACCGGCACCACGCCCACGGTCTCGGACGGGTTCTACATCGAGAACAACGGCACCCAGAACAATGCCGGCGCCTACAACCAGTCCCAGAATCCGGCCAACTACATCGGCTGGCAGTCGCAGCCCGCGACGTGGATGTTCTCGGACGACCCGCAGGATTTCCCGAATCTCGTGCAGTCGGCGAGCCGCACGCGCTACCGCAACCTTTCCCGCGGCATCACGTGGCAGGGGCGGATGTTCGACGGCACGCTGGTGCCGACGTTTGGCTGGCGCAAGGACGTCATCACGAACTACCAGACCAATGCGGTCACCGACCAGAATACCGGGTTCACCAGTCTGGAATTCCCGGACAACTTCGCCTCCCGCACCGATGTGAAGGGGGAGAGCAAATCCTGGGGTGCGGTGTATCACCTACCCAAATTCATC is part of the Opitutus terrae PB90-1 genome and harbors:
- a CDS encoding SAM-dependent methyltransferase, coding for MLLICQAGFEPLLTRELTELHGQTMAERGPGWIRASVSPVARVAEGDRAWAAGSTLAFPHLTLSGEVELKGDSVNALAQHIAEWFLTSLHGERIEAAWPSVWAGPQELVGLGRRISAVEKAWGEILKKKLSRVAKLATPELPRGIGASRGLFVWFADFGRVFVAREGWRHGQRRMADDPLAPSRSYLKVEEAYGVLGGEPTRGETVCDLGAAPGGWSYSAAKRGARVIAVDNGPLKGGALDHPLIEHRREDAFRFAPVGDEVFDWLFCDLVEEPHHVLQDLVAPWLERGWCRHVVVNLKFGRVDPVRLLGELQTTGSVFRRHGDAFLIRHLYHDREEFTVVGTI
- a CDS encoding TrmH family RNA methyltransferase, with amino-acid sequence MKPKELTICGLAAVRAQFAADPGAIKRLYFDYATGRRIGVICRTLAQRKKIYRCVEPAELEKVGGTLHHGGIVAVVEAPEMREPAAADLTAWVKRCEPLLVLDRIGNAHNLGAIARTAAFFGLPRLILPRDPAAAQPSEAAYRVAEGGMTHLELARVDDLPAFLRSLVAAGYDVIGAATRGGLPQAQSHTGKPIALVLGNEEHGLSAEVAAACTRLVTIPGSGKVESLNVSVAGAVLIWELLVRAPRGTR
- a CDS encoding Gfo/Idh/MocA family protein, coding for MPSPALFNISRRAFLKRCATVAAATGLPLWYVSCQHAPSAAQRRRLGPNDRPRLALIGCGGMGRIDGANASNHGDIVAVCDVDANHVREAVEKFRTESATPEGYGDFRRVLERSDIDAVINVTPDHWHTLINVAAAKAGKDVYAEKPLTLTIGEGRHVVQAVRDAGVVLQTGTQQRSSPRFRLACELVRNGRIGQLQEANVWLPAGLHEGPFDSASVPAGLNWDFWQGQAPAVDYVPQRCHGTFRFWYEYSGGTMTDWGAHHNDIAYWAVGLIAPTRVESTRLTQPIPGGYTAYSDYEVRYTYENGVKLNIRTTKDDSIYGDVINKDGQRNGIRFVGSNGWIWVNRKQITASDPDLLKTPLPENAERLYRSDDHWQNFVDCLRSRARPICDVETGHRSATMCHLGAISLRTGRALTWDYQQEKFVGEHAAEANTYLVREMRKPYDFNFA
- a CDS encoding XylR family transcriptional regulator, with protein sequence MTFTPQLRAQAGEGARKAPNRLRGDLLPAPAARPRSSAERFGVTGLDRLSLAPARAESKPHVLLVFKTRYEDAAGMLRGVTHYERASNSWVAYLDDEGRAEIDPRWVRSKRWCGVISRHTTPTLARTCSELGIPLVDLSDAPPMPHVSKIRADNAALGQMGAEYFLERGYRHFAFCGYRDLGWSQERRTGFVEALGLAGHPCELFEVERPSDLAPFWEGAEADALTLWVRGLPPRVAVMACSDLCAFQVMRAAEAAGVLVPEQMGVLGANNDPMRCELANPPISSVAANSFQAGYQAAQHLDELMAGRASGVIDVRIEPLGVVTRKSTDVVAVSDAVVSHALSYIREHACKGVSVDDVLRQVLVSRSKLESRFRRHVGRSPQAEIRRVQVMRIIQLLLETDLPLAEIAELTGFVHVEYMCVLFKRFTGESPGRYRRKHRTEPIAV
- a CDS encoding TonB-dependent receptor plug domain-containing protein encodes the protein MNRSIERALGLAAASAFCLFASPFLAAQTAAPTGAEIDPADEQPIVLSPFVVDASEDQGSYQANSTLAGSRVRTDLKDLPSAISVVTKEFLRDTGAKNSADLLVYTPSTEVGGIRGNYSGVAGSAVYQENTVTSATRVRGLDSADNTRDYFLTDIPWDGFNIGRVDLQRGPNSILFGVGSPAGIINGSVNDATFKTAHQLENRLDEWGSVRTSIDLNQVLISKVLAVRFAGLQDNAKFQQEPAYNDATRLFGALRFEPKLMEVLDGHTSIRAKYEYGKVRANNPRSTPPVDEISYWFNSGPQARLGNNLGYNKLVIDQFSLINPNPSGVPLPGGTGSYLAARTYELGGWAEGRQYWANITNYYEATPASINSVANPPQPSATPFYTITAQAQTGSGIADANGNRVRGAQGYRPVGIPPMSQYAANVGLNVGTTGTGTGTYPWLTVPGGIFWADEVITDPSIFDFYTHLLDGPNKREWQDWNAMNVAIDQSFFNDRLAFQAAFDHQDYEEGAHRWMTGSNYAITVDVNVRYANGALNPNAGRPMVTNGSGAPSLNYQQNTVRDAVRLTTTGDLRAEDFLDKGSRLERILGKHVFTGLYERNTVVQRNMNWSDFAVTPEWSIYNNSSLLNAANGLGSGRQFEWAAYVGPSLASASSASGANLTNLNYVIRPPKNQNVINFDSHWNRPTDPAATGYVDPSAPFPTRPAADYTGTTPTVSDGFYIENNGTQNNAGAYNQSQNPANYIGWQSQPATWMFSDDPQDFPNLVQSASRTRYRNLSRGITWQGRMFDGTLVPTFGWRKDVITNYQTNAVTDQNTGFTSLEFPDNFASRTDVKGESKSWGAVYHLPKFITNRLPGDTQISLFYNRSRNFRADATRLSLSGIPVPNASGDTKEFGVSITTLNDKLTLRVNRFRTKVANATLGTTSGNSIGGLGNNAYFIADGSIWGYGWATQMQDFLAGHPASSGYGDYAGNDGLPRNTPEEIAAYDAYNRNGGTAPNGTRYVGGLAIADAWVHAPFPASFFRSYALTPDIDPTIGAQSGRLGDSFTAGYSLASGAPVGGGSTFGNHHTTVDTKSTGTEIELYAQPTKNWNVSLNYSKVDATYESIDTVSKDFIGAMTRFMNGPGGQVRMWYNGGQPLQAQWNTSIVAPYTVFLNGLGRAAPEVSPWRLNAISTYTFDHGRLKGLFVGGAARLEAGRIIGYRFNPDFENANTNDPDYAGVEFLTQGGLDVNQPFKGDNETHVDVWFGYSFKVTRDVNWRIQVNVRNVGEDNSLVPSRLQPNGDLALARIQEGMSWQLTNTFEF